From a region of the Arvicanthis niloticus isolate mArvNil1 chromosome 6, mArvNil1.pat.X, whole genome shotgun sequence genome:
- the Edf1 gene encoding endothelial differentiation-related factor 1 isoform X2: MGTRGGTVALAPEAGRRRRDVASPRRVSSSCLSRRTDRRPRRAMAESDWDTVTVLRKKGPTAAQAKSKQAILAAQRRGEDVETSKKWAAGQNKQHSITKNTAKLDRETEELHHDRVTLEVGKVIQRGRQSKGLTQKDLATKINEKPQVIADYESGRAIPNNQVLGKIERAIGLKLRGKDIGKPIEKGPKAK; this comes from the exons ATGGGAACCAGGGGCGGGACCGTGGCTCTGGCGCCGGAAGCGGGGAGGCGACGAAGGGACGTCGCGTCGCCGCGCCGGGTCTCGAGCAGCTGCCTGAGCCGCCGGACGGACCGCCGCCCCCGCCGCGCCATGGCTGAGAGTGACTGGGACACCGTGACGGTGCTGCGCAAGAAAGGCCCGACGGCCGCACAGGCCAAGTCTAAGCAG GCCATCTTAGCAGCTCAGCGACGAGGAGAAGATGTGGAGACATCCAAGAAAT GGGCTGCTGGCCAGAACAAGCAGCATTCCATCACTAAAAATACAGCCAAGCTAGACCGGGAGACAGAGGAGCTGCATCACGACAGGGTGACCCTGGAGGTGGGCAAAGTGATCCAGCGGGGTCGGCAGAGCAAAGGCCTGACACAGAAGGACCTGGCCACG AAAATCAATGAAAAGCCGCAAGTCATCGCAGACTATGAAAGCGGACGGGCCATTCCGAATAACCAGGTTTTGGGCAAAATTGAGAGAGCCATCG GCCTCAAGCTCCGGGGGAAGGACATCGGGAAGCCTATCGAGAAGGGGCCGAAGGCGAAATGA
- the Edf1 gene encoding endothelial differentiation-related factor 1 isoform X1, with protein MAESDWDTVTVLRKKGPTAAQAKSKQAILAAQRRGEDVETSKKWAAGQNKQHSITKNTAKLDRETEELHHDRVTLEVGKVIQRGRQSKGLTQKDLATKINEKPQVIADYESGRAIPNNQVLGKIERAIVFWLSWIYVDRLVLSSWRSVCLCLLCPGIKGVCHHVWLRFYFLYRDLLWLRLASDSHQSSYLSLLSSEIAGVSCHAQPGPYPFLRCLAHTLMSVVKAAFCVCGGP; from the exons ATGGCTGAGAGTGACTGGGACACCGTGACGGTGCTGCGCAAGAAAGGCCCGACGGCCGCACAGGCCAAGTCTAAGCAG GCCATCTTAGCAGCTCAGCGACGAGGAGAAGATGTGGAGACATCCAAGAAAT GGGCTGCTGGCCAGAACAAGCAGCATTCCATCACTAAAAATACAGCCAAGCTAGACCGGGAGACAGAGGAGCTGCATCACGACAGGGTGACCCTGGAGGTGGGCAAAGTGATCCAGCGGGGTCGGCAGAGCAAAGGCCTGACACAGAAGGACCTGGCCACG AAAATCAATGAAAAGCCGCAAGTCATCGCAGACTATGAAAGCGGACGGGCCATTCCGAATAACCAGGTTTTGGGCAAAATTGAGAGAGCCATCG ttttctggctgtcctggatctatgtagacaggctggtcttgagctcatggagatccgtctgcctctgtctgctatgtcctgggattaaaggcgtgtgtcaccacgtctggcttagattttattttttatatagagACTTACTGTGGcttaggctggcttcagactcccATCAGTCTTCATACCTCAGTCTCCTGAGCTCTGAGATTGctggtgtgagctgccatgcccaGCCTGGCCCTTACCCCTTTCTGAGATGCTTGGCCCACACTCTGATGTCAGTTGTGAAAGCAgccttctgtgtgtgtggtggcccGTGA